One Amblyomma americanum isolate KBUSLIRL-KWMA chromosome 8, ASM5285725v1, whole genome shotgun sequence DNA window includes the following coding sequences:
- the LOC144100953 gene encoding thymidine kinase, cytosolic-like encodes MLVIGSCDLPASHNNAHTQPRGQIQLIIGPMFSGKTTELMRRLKRYEIANHRCLIIKYAGDTRYDVENIRTHDRQAMAAVKATALSNLRDRSSEFRVIGIDEGQFFPDIVEFAEDMAEAGKVVVIAALDGTYQRQGFPSILTLVPLSESVIKLSAVCMLCYAEAAYTKRRGQEKEVEVIGGAEKYMAVCRACYSQDEERSSSKEC; translated from the exons ATGCTTGTCATAGGATCCTGCGATCTGCCGGCGAGCCATAACAACGCTCACACGCAGCCGAGGGGTCAAATTCAG CTCATTATTGGACCCATGTTCTCCGGAAAAAC AACCGAGCTGATGCGGCGGTTAAAGCGCTACGAGATCGCCAATCACAGGTGCCTAATCATCAAATATGCTGGCGACACTCGGTACGATGTTGAAAACATAAGGACGCACGATAG GCAAGCCATGGCTGCTGTGAAGGCGACCGCACTGTCGAACCTCAGGGACAGGTCGTCAGAGTTCAGGGTCATCGGCATTGACGAGGGGCAATTT TTTCCCGACATTGTCGAGTTTGCAGAGGACATGGCGGAAGCTGGAAAGGTTGTCGTCATCGCGGCCTTGGATGGCACCTACCAGCGCCAG GGGTTCCCAAGCATTCTGACACTTGTCCCGCTCTCAGAGAGTGTCATAAAGCTCTCTGCAGTCTGCATGCTGTGCTATGCCGAGGCAGCCTACACGAAGCGTCGAGGGCAAGAGAAGGAG GTAGAAGTCATCGGAGGCGCTGAAAAGTACATGGCTGTCTGCCGAGCCTGCTACTCGCAGGACGAGGAGAGATCCTCCTCCAAAGAGTGCTag